The nucleotide sequence caaacaagaagaCAGTGCACTCAATTATACGCCaatttgtcttagaaatgaatgcattgaataaatgattttatgtcCATCGAGGGCCataaaatttgtatttaggataatatagagttatgtaacctGATTGTGTGAAATATGAAGtccatttaatgaacggtattgGATAACTCAATTTAAAGCCCGTAGTTGCCACAGAccttacatttaaacaaaactttctaTGTCGATCACGGCTATATGGCCataatttggtatcatttaGAGTTGTCCAACTTAATTATGTCATGGCCCTGACCAACTTTTTTAAGTATGAAGTCcattgaatgaacggtattGGAGATCTGAGTTAAAAAACACAAGGTGCCCTTGATATTAACTAAACTGTTTAAGtcgatcaagggccataacttgtattcataatgatatggagttatgtaacctaataaTATGTGATAGCCGTGAACTATATTATGGAGAATGTAGTCAATTTTAAGAATGATATGGGAGTTGTAAGTGAAATTCTCAACTAGAACTTTAACATAAGTCGATCTGAGTTagtaatttgtatttagagTGGTGTGTAGTTATCAATTCTAATTTATATTTGATCACCTGTATGGAATACTAGTTTGtaatgaattgaatgaaggttGTTCGAGTAATAAGTGAAAATGCTAATTTGCCCAAATAACTTTAATCCAAGTTTCTTAGTCAATCatgggccataatttgtatttaggataatatagCGTTATGTAGCCTTACTGTGTGATGGTCTGGAACAACTATGTGAAGTTTGAAGTGAAAGGTATTGGTGTTATAAGTAACTTGCCTTTAAGCTTTAACCGGACGAGGACGCCGGCGCCGGGGCGATTAGTATAGCCCTCCCTTTTCTTCGAATATTCGAGTTAAAGAAGTAGTTCAAGTAGACTCAGCACGTTAAGCACgctttttaacaaataatttagcTTCAAAATCTATGTCGAAAGTAGCTAATGGTCTGAGATGGAATATCCATGCGTCTATTCATTAGCATGAGAAGGGACAAAACACATGTAACACTGAACTGTCACTTCCGAATTTGAGAATTTGCCCTTTAGACGACGCATGATTCAGAGAAGCACAACTGCCTAACTCAAAAGTATACATACACAGCGTTTGCATTAGTTTAATTACGTCAATATTCTTGCTGATACAAGTGTTCTGATGAAGTATTAAGTAGCGAAAACCCTAGAGGTCATTAGTACAGTGTTACAACACTCTGAAAATAGTGAATGCACAAATAACCAAAAATATAcgcatacagtcgaaactcgctttGTCGAACTCTGTTTTCTCGAAGTTCTGgttatttcaaagatttttaaCGAACGTGCTTGGGTTTGGTTAAGTAAGACTTTtgttgtatttcggttatatcgaatttTCGTTATTTCGACAAAATCCCCGAAGTCcaaacgacttcgacatagcgagtttcgactgtatatacatttacacgcatgtattttaaaatgttcacaatatGGACATCGTTTCTGtttcacaaaacatttaaacttgaCTCCATTGATATTGAATTACTATAACAatcattcataaaatgtatttaaataatattttctctaCTGAAGTATACTGGAGTTCTTCAACAATGATAACCTTTTTATAGAATCTGTTTATACATATCcacaacaatgttttttatcacATTAAGTCGAATGTTTAATTATAGCCAAACACTTAGAACTGCAACAACTTTTGAAAGGTTTTCAGGACTAAACATAAACCAATCATCTCTAGCACTGTCATGTGACGTAAACGACCCCCATCTGAAAAGGGGCCGTTACAGAAGTTTGTATTACACACGGAGACGCACAGATTAGCGAAATGAGTGGGGCTGTATCCACATCCAGTTTGATTGTCAAGTTTGAGAAAACCCCTCTCCACGCTCAAGTGGGTGGCGTTACGGAAATCGGCGGAAAAGTCCGAACCGTTGCTGCAATCTCGGATGTATCCATTCACTTCACCTTCAAAGAGAAATGGAACTATTTTTCCATACACATAATCACTTATGGCAAAAAAGAACGAATTTAATGGAATTGAAAAtcattacatttcaaaataaacagagTTATTGtgtacaatataatgtttttttgttgttgttttttgttgttgttgttttttaaattcaggaccaatcggaacaccttggTCAGTATCCAACAGAattgtctatctcgaagcttgccagagatggccgagttgttacgattgattCAGAACATGAACATCTTACCCTTCCTgaacatttctgttttaaatgaaatgactACCGGATATTAAGTGCATGGATGTGTATACTTATTCAAAAAGAAAAGGTGAATTATCTTTAATTAAGCCTATACAGTTTGTGTTCAAGCAAGTGGCCTTACCGTATGAAGATATCACTTCTATTTTGCAGTAAGGTAATATTTCTTTTCCTGTCTTAGGATCCTTGTAGTTGCTACAGTTCTTCAGATTGACAagtttctgaaaaatatatgtaaataatacagGCGCGTAGCCAGGGAGAATTTAAGATTACGCAGATCGATGACAGACAACATATTAGCCCCTTCACCCCTACCTTCCAACTTCttcggtttttatttcaaattcgggtTTTTTGGTATGGCAAAAAAAATTATtacgcaactgcgtatttgcgtacAGGAAGCTACGCGCCTGTATTAAGTTAACTAGACTTCGTGATGGCGTGACAATCTTCTGAACAGGCCCAATgtactatatacatatatattataccgaacattttttcattaccattcaatatttttaaagcgatttaaatgagttttattgaacaaagctaatacTGTTTACTTTCGAcaagttttcgccgttgtgaaaatagcaagccgcacttaccatttgtatgacgtcagcggtccatattttatgtttggcgaggtccggaccggccaaaactATAATGTGaaccgctgacgtcattaaactggaTTCTCATCAAAATACAATGATATACGGacccacttcgggccatatggcattataaggaccggtcatTCAGCCCCAAAGGTgaatggaccgaggcgttataTACACgttcggtggctgactggccggtccttataatggcatatgaccctcagtggtgtgtaatatttcttaaatgattaCAGACAGTGCGGCACATATATAGTAACCTTCATGCTCTAGATAGAATGCGTAAACcatgcaaacaaatgatattcaTGTTAGTCACAGGTTATTACACATTCTGATAAGTTAATACTAACGAAACCTGAGTATTACAAGTGTATTCAGTCAGTTTGCTATAATTTTACACTGAAACCTATTCGTTTCGCTTAAACTTTgagtgactcgctcatggttcgtaaaatgcacttttataattacgaaataaaacgtggcaaatcataaggagtgtttaaacaaaaatactaaaagCTGGAAcgcttcagcaaatgttgatatttgctcaactatcgtctttgaagaccacaattttcattagcgtttataacgcgattgaaaattaataacggctgtggtgttgcgtgaatggttgattgacattataaagtgatgttaccaatgtatccttaacaggtcaacatatccgcttcttttgttaaagtaaaatacttttttatactataaCTGTATGTTACTGCAATTTCGATATAAtcgagtaaaataatgataaaataagcgttttcagatgcattaacGGGAAAAcaaatttttggtccaaaaacatgagcgagtcactttaaacaaTTGTGTCGACAAACTGAAATAATGCCTATGCGCAGTCACGggtatttttataacaattacgTAAGAAAGGAATGACAAACAAGAGCCCAACATCTCGTCCTTTTTCTAGGTCGGTGAGTGGATGCAATTTGGAGAATGACTAGGCGCCGGGCGTGCTACCGTTAAATTGAGGTGGACATCTTCCGGTGATGAAAGTGTTCGTGCATTTTGACATGATGGAAGTTTAGTGTTATGGGTGTTTTATCATGTTCATACATGTTACCATATATTGCCACCTTGTCGACCTCGTTGTATATACTTAAAAACtgattgaatatatttaaaatgataaaaaaggcaAATCTCCCTGCACGAAGCATGCACACAGAGTGGCCAGGCAATGATGAAAAGTACGAGAACTCAATCATTAAACATGTAATTAATGATTCAGAGTCATGCAGTCAATTTCTTGGTATACAGCAAACCACCAGTTATCCTTCACTCCTAATAGGTTCTCGGCGATAAATCATAAACGGTGCTGAAGATGTGTGCTCGATCCTGGACGTATATGCTATTCTAACTAATACTGGCTTTTTCCCTATTGTAGGAACACCTACTTTCCATTTTGTCAAATGCACGCCATGCGGAACCCCTCGGTCTTTTTCCAGCGAAATCAATCGGATGTATGCGGtatatcagtagaagtagttcgtaaaatttaaaaagtaataattgATTGAAGTTTGTCTTAAagttttctgacattgtaaactgtccatatacatccgaggctgTTTTTCAtaggaaaatggccgaggggtACAAAATGAATGCACGCACATCTCCATCACCGGAAGccaaacatttcaattaaacgGTAGCACCGTCGGAACTGAAAATGTGCTTCGAGTAGGTATGGGATTGTTACGGTCACATGATAAGCTTATGCATCGACACGTTGGCGACGACACAAAGGTTATGGTACTACATGTACCTCGCTCCTCCCCCATACACCCTGCCTCCAATTTACACAACATAAACAGGTACTCTAGATAACATGTAATTTACAATTCAAGGACACATAGACGagcttaaatatatattgacattcGTACCGAAAGTGTTTTATTGGTGTTCTCATGACTGGATCTCTGTTTGGCGAGCGACCTGATGGCGAACTGACATTTAGCCTGGGCTCTGTCCCCTGTAGAATCTACGCATTGATAGCACAGGATTGAACCTGAAATACTTTCATAATTTTAGCGCCCCGCGATTCAATGTCAACGCTAGTATGATGCTTTTTTTTCAAGTCGAGTAGTGGTTTAAACCGATAGATACTAAAACCAGTTTGGGGCATTGTTACATATTGCACATTGTCTGACAACATATGTACCAACTTGCATAGGaatatcatgttttgtaaattatggCCAAGATAAAAGGTGTATGCGTGATTAAGTCGACGACAACATGGCTCGACAATGACTACGCTGGTAAAGGAAGGGACACATAGGCAATGGGCGTTTCTAATAGAATACTTCTATTATCGATTCAAGCTatttattttgctaaaaaaCAGCAGAATCGAAGTGTCATTAGAGCGTTTCAGATATCTACTCTCTGAAGTAAGGATCTCTTACGGTTAACGTATATATGGTAATCGTCGGATTCTTACGACGGACCATTTCATTTACTGTACATCCCACGTCTGACCAATTCTCATACTCTACATCCCACGACTAACCCATTCAGTTACACAACCCACGGCTGACCCATTCCGTTACTCGACATCCCACGTCTGACCAATTCGCATACTCTTCATGCAAGCGCTGACCCATTCCGTTACTCAACCCACGGCTGACCCATTCCGTTACTCGACATTCCACGGCTGAACCATTTCGTTACTCGACATTCCATGGCTGACCCATTCCGTTACTCGACATTCCACGGCTGAACCATTTCGTTACTCGAAATTCCACGGCTGAACCATTTCGTTACTCGACATTCCATGGCTGAACCATTTCGTTACTCGACATTCCATGGCTGACCCATTCCGTCACTCGACATTCCACGGCTGAACCATTTCGTTACTCGGCATTCCACGGCTGAACCATTCCGTTCTGTTACTCTTCATTTTGTATGTAGAGAAGTGGAATGACCAGTCGTGGTCATTCGATGATGATTTTATATGTGccgaaaacaattgttaaatcAACAAACTAGCATTTGTTTTCTTGATGTATACATGCTAAACCTAATGGCTACTTAATGTATCTCTTAATTAATAATCACATAATGTGagattatataaataaacatgctTACCCACGACCGCTATGCAGGAGAGGAAATAGAAAATGGCCAAAATCAACCGCTGGTCCATCTTCAGCAGTAACAAGTAGTTCCAGTCTCAAAACATGGTGCTCCGTGGATAATAAattgattctttttttcaacTCCGTTAAATCTGTAGTTATCACAACACTTCCTTCATTTAATCTTCTTATCGaactgtttaaataatgttaaaatactatataaaatgtattcctTTCTTCCTGTTtgaactaatttattttttagtcAAATGGAGAACCTTCAAATAAATGTTCttattcaacaaatattgaaCGTTTCATGTTTAAAGAAGCATACATATACACACTTCGTAATTTCAGATAATGGTGTAGAATTTGATACGTCTACCTTTTCAATAGGTGCACTGAATATGGGAATCTATTGAATATAGCCCGTTTCAAAATTATAAGCGCGGTGTAAAGTACCTCAAGCgtttattttgaattgaataCTAATATGAGCTTAAATTTCATCTAAGTACATGTTAAAATTGGGTTTCACAACACTGATAAGCACATTAACGAATTATAGGTCTTGCTTCTTTTGCGAATTTGTTGAATGATGCCAACTTGTGTTGCATTGTTGTCGAATGTTGACAAATCGTACTGCACTGTTGTTGGATGTTGACAACTTGTGTTGCACTGTTGGTGTATGTTGACTACTTGTGTTGTACTGTTGGTGGATGTTGACTACTTGTGTTGTACTGTTGGTGGATGTTGACTACTTGTGTTGTACTGTTGTTGAATGTTGACAAATCGTACTGCACTGTTGGTGGAGGTTGACAACTTGTGTTGCACTGTTGTTGAATGTTGACAAATCGTACTGCACTGTTGGTGGATGTTTACTTGTGTTGCACTATTGGTGGATGTTGACTACTTGTTTTGTACTGTTGTTGAATGTTGACAAATCGTACTGCACTGTTGTGAATGTTGACAACTTGTGTTGCACTGTTGTTGAATGTTGACAACTTGTGTTGTACTGTTGGTGAATGTTGACTATTTGTGTTGCACTGTTGTTTAATAATGACTACTTGTGTTGCACTGTTGTTTAATGTTGATAACTTGTGTTGTACTGTTGTTGAATGTTGACTACTTGTGTTGCACTGTTGttgaatgttgacaacatgTGTTGCACTGTTCGTTGTTGAATGTTGACTACTTGTGTTGCACTGTTGttaaatgttgacaacttgTGTTGTACTGTTCTTGAATGTTGACTACTTGTGTTGCACTGTTGTTGGATGTTGACAACTTGTGTTGTAGTGTTGTTGAATGTTGACAACTTGTGTTACACTTTTGTTGAATGTTGACAACTTGTGTTGAACTGTTGTTGAATGTTGACAACTTGTGTTGAATTGATGTTGAATGTTGACAACTTGTGTTGCACTGTTGTTGAATGTTGATAACTTGTGTCGTACTGTTGTTGGATGTTTACAACTTGTGTTGCACTGTTGGTTGTTGAATGTTGACAACTCGTGTTGCACTGTTGTTGGATGTTGACAACTTGTATTGCACTGTTGTTGGATGTTGACAACTTGTGTTGCACTGTTGTTGGATGTTGACAACTTGTGTTGCACTGTTGTTGGatgttgacaacttttgttGCACTGTTGTTGAATGTTGACAACTTGTGTTGCACTGTTGTTGGATGTTGACAACTTGTGTGGCACTGTTGTTGGATTTTGACAACTTGGGTTGCACTGTTGTTGGATGTTGACAACGTGTGATGCACTGTTGTTGAATGTTGATAACTTGTGTTGTACTGTTGTTGAATGCTGACTTCTTGTGTTGCACTGTTGTTTAATGTTGACAACTTGTGTTGCACTGTTGTTGAATGTTGACTATTTGTGTTGCACTGTTGTTAAATGTTGACTACTTGTGTTGTTCTGTTGTTGAATGTTGACTACTTGTGTTGCACTGTTGTTGAATGTTGACTACTTGTGTCACACTGTTGTTGGATGTTGACAACTTGTGTTGCACTgttgttggatgctgacaactTGTGTGGCACTGTTGTTGGATGTTGACAATTTGTGTTGCACTGTTGTTGGAAATTGAAAACGTGTGTTGCACTGTTGTTGAATGTTGACAACTTGTGTTGTACTGTTGTTGAATGCTGACTTCTTGTGTTGCACTGTTGTTTAATGTTGACAAGTTGTGTTGAATTGTTGTTGAATGTTGACAACTTGTGTTGCACTGTTGTTGAATGCCGACTACTTGTGTTGCACTGTTGTTGAATGTTGACTACTCGTGTTGCACTGGTGTTGAATGTTGACTACTTGTGTCAAACTGTTGTTGAATGTTGACAACTTGTGTTACACTTTTGTTGAATGTTGACTACTTGTGTTGCACTGTTgttgaatgttgacaatatgtgttgcatttttgttaaatgttgacTACTTGTGTTACACTTTTGTTTAATGTTGACAACTTGTGTTGCACTGTTGttgaatgttgacaacatgtgttgcatttttgttaaatgttgacTAATTGTGTAACACTTTTGTtgaatgttgacaacttttgttGCACTGTTGTTGAATGATGACTACTTGTGTTGCACTGTTGTTGAATGTTGACAACTTGTGTAACACTTTTGTTGAATGTTGACTACTTGTGTTACacttttgttaaatgttgacaacttgTGTTGCAGTGTTGTTGAATATTGACTACTTGTGTTGCACTGTTGTTGAATGTTGACAACTTGTGTTGCACTTTTGTTGAATGTTGACTTCTTGTGTTACACTTTTGTTGAATGTTGACAACTTGTGTTGCACTGTTGTTGAATGTTGACAACTTGTGTTACACTGTTGTTGAATGTTGACTACTCGTGTTGCACTATTGTTGAATGTTGACTACTCGTGTTGCACTGTTGGTGAATGTTGACTACTAGTGTTGTACTGTTGTTGAATGTTGACTACTCGTATTGCACTGTTGTTGAATGTTGACAACTTGTGTTGCACTGTTGTTGAATGTTGACTACTCGTGTTGCACTGTTGTTGAATGTTGACTACTCGTGTTGCACTGTTGTTCAATATTGACTACTTGTGTCACACTGTTTTTGGATGTTGACAACTTGTGTTACACTTTTGTTGAATACTTGTGTTGCACTGTTGTTGAATGTTGACAACTTGTGTTGCATTTTTGTTCAATGTTGACTACTTGTGTTGCACTGTTGTTGAATGTTGACTACTTGTGTTGCACTGCTGTTGAATGTTGACTCTTTTGTTGAATGTTGACAACTTGTGTTGAACTGTTGGTGAATGTTGACAACTTGTGTCGCGCTGTTGTTGAATGCTGGCAACTCGTGTTGCGCTGTTGTTGAATGTTGACAACTTGTGTTGCACTGTTGTTGAAAGTTGACAACTTGTGTTGTACTGTTGGTGAATGCTGGCAACTCGTGTTGCGCTGTTGTTGAATGTTGACAACTTGTGTTGTACTGTTGCTGAATGTTGACAACTTGTGTGGTGCTGTTGTTGATTGTTGACAACTTGTGTTGCACTGTTGTTGAATGTTGACTACTTGTGTCACACTGTTGTtgaatgttgacaacttttgttGCACTGTTGTTGAATGTTGACAACTTGTGTTACACTTTTGTTGAATGTTGACAACTTGTGTTGTACTGTTGTTGAATGTTGACAACTTGTGTTGAATTGTTGTCGaatgttgacaacttttgtcACACTGTTGTTGAATGTTGACTACTTGTGTTGCACTGTTTTTGAATGTTGACAACTTGTGTTGTTCTGTTGTTGAATGTTGACTACTTGTGTGCACTGTTGTTGGATGTTGACAACTTATGTTGCACTGTTGTTGAATGTTGACAACTTGTGCTACACTTTTGTTGAATGTTGACAACTTGTGTTGTACTGTTGTTGAATGTTGACAACTTGTGTTGAATTGTTGTTAAATGTTGACTACTTGTTTTGCACTGTTGTTGGATGTTGACAACTTGTGTTGCACTGTTGGTTGTTGAATGTTGACAACTCGTGTTGCACTGTTGTATGATGTTGACAACTTGTGTGGTTCTGTTGttgaatgttgacaacatgTGTTGCACTGTTGGTTGTTGAATGTTGACAACTTGTGTTGAATTGTTGTTAAATGTTGACTACTTGTGTTGCACT is from Mya arenaria isolate MELC-2E11 chromosome 9, ASM2691426v1 and encodes:
- the LOC128245320 gene encoding uncharacterized protein LOC128245320, whose translation is MDQRLILAIFYFLSCIAVVGSILCYQCVDSTGDRAQAKCQFAIRSLAKQRSSHENTNKTLSKLVNLKNCSNYKDPKTGKEILPYCKIEVISSYGEVNGYIRDCSNGSDFSADFRNATHLSVERGFLKLDNQTGCGYSPTHFANLCVSVCNTNFCNGPFSDGGRLRHMTVLEMIGLCLVLKTFQKLLQF